The following are from one region of the Anguilla rostrata isolate EN2019 chromosome 7, ASM1855537v3, whole genome shotgun sequence genome:
- the fgf24 gene encoding fibroblast growth factor 24 isoform X1, with protein sequence MSLLPSRFIYVCLHFLVFYFQLQETQQSSADFRFYIENHTRNPDDLSRKQIRIYQLYSRTTGKHVQILGKKINANGDDGGKYALLVVETETFGSHIRIKGKESGYYICMKKNGKIIGKLNGRNQECVFIEEFLENNYTALVSAKYKGWYLGFNRKGKPKKGSRTTQTQQEVHFMKRQPKGKVDPLEEFRFTTVTKRTRRARRLKSNPKTN encoded by the exons ATGTCTCTTCTTCCTTCAAGATTCATCTACGT GTGTTTACATTTCCTGGTCTTCTATTTCCAGCTACAG GAAACTCAGCAGAGCTCGGCCGATTTCCGGTTTTACATAGAGAACCACACACGGAACCCGGACGACCTGAGCCGAAAGCAGATCCGGATCTACCAGCTGTACAGCCGCACCACCGGGAAGCACGTGCAGATCCTCGGAAAGAAGATCAACGCCAACGGGGACGATGGGGGCAAGTATG CTCTCCTCGTGGTTGAGACAGAAACCTTTGGGAGTCACATTCGAATAAAAGGGAAGGAGAGTGGCTACTACATCTGCATGAAGAAGAATGGAAAAATCATTGGAAAG CTCAATGGGAGGAACCAGGAATGTGTCTTCATTGAAGAGTTTCTGGAAAACAACTACACAGCACTGGTGTCTGCCAAGTACAAAGGCTGGTACTTGGGCTTCAACCGGAAGGGGAAGCCCAAGAAAGGCTCACGAACGACGCAGACGCAGCAAGAAGTTCATTTCATGAAACGGCAACCTAAGGGAAAAGTGGACCCGCTGGAGGAGTTCCGTTTTACCACAGTAACCAAACGGACACGTAGGGCGCGACGCTTAAAATCTAACCCCAAAACGAACTGA
- the fgf24 gene encoding fibroblast growth factor 24 isoform X2: protein MSLLPSRFIYVCLHFLVFYFQLQETQQSSADFRFYIENHTRNPDDLSRKQIRIYQLYSRTTGKHVQILGKKINANGDDGALLVVETETFGSHIRIKGKESGYYICMKKNGKIIGKLNGRNQECVFIEEFLENNYTALVSAKYKGWYLGFNRKGKPKKGSRTTQTQQEVHFMKRQPKGKVDPLEEFRFTTVTKRTRRARRLKSNPKTN from the exons ATGTCTCTTCTTCCTTCAAGATTCATCTACGT GTGTTTACATTTCCTGGTCTTCTATTTCCAGCTACAG GAAACTCAGCAGAGCTCGGCCGATTTCCGGTTTTACATAGAGAACCACACACGGAACCCGGACGACCTGAGCCGAAAGCAGATCCGGATCTACCAGCTGTACAGCCGCACCACCGGGAAGCACGTGCAGATCCTCGGAAAGAAGATCAACGCCAACGGGGACGATGGGG CTCTCCTCGTGGTTGAGACAGAAACCTTTGGGAGTCACATTCGAATAAAAGGGAAGGAGAGTGGCTACTACATCTGCATGAAGAAGAATGGAAAAATCATTGGAAAG CTCAATGGGAGGAACCAGGAATGTGTCTTCATTGAAGAGTTTCTGGAAAACAACTACACAGCACTGGTGTCTGCCAAGTACAAAGGCTGGTACTTGGGCTTCAACCGGAAGGGGAAGCCCAAGAAAGGCTCACGAACGACGCAGACGCAGCAAGAAGTTCATTTCATGAAACGGCAACCTAAGGGAAAAGTGGACCCGCTGGAGGAGTTCCGTTTTACCACAGTAACCAAACGGACACGTAGGGCGCGACGCTTAAAATCTAACCCCAAAACGAACTGA